A window from Littorina saxatilis isolate snail1 linkage group LG9, US_GU_Lsax_2.0, whole genome shotgun sequence encodes these proteins:
- the LOC138976426 gene encoding E3 ubiquitin-protein ligase TRIM45-like translates to MATAACTSSADSDTECSVCHELFKNPKLLPCAHVLCRHCLLSWLASNPEALCPLCRGAIADPKEKSKTKEWEKVMNALPDHVAMAALVESTRVLSQDHVCVVCQSAAVSICLTCNDMMCKPCGQTHIKYSVTRDHKVEDLSSMTAEELAASQPDHCSVHTSKPCELFCPTHGAAICHLCANAKHRACPDLTELAETADKSREELCQMVTSLLTEEQQLEEAVAALERHLEATEKVVQEAVAEIDRTCDQLENSVKECRRRLKKMTLDAKAKVKDTVLAVKVTLLDHRGRLTSHRRVADRTTRGATNKVMCDVTRALRNRVKDILVTCGQLSVNWTSVSMVTLTIDAAAVARIKKELSALGQVKVKPVSICTRHVRMISSISTRQLREWRLHTNHGKNIVLRNDGLTAKRVRGWTNGIVVADQPMVPDVLYEVQLEKVNKEYINYYLPCGVVLTDPDHLSLPDTAFHGWGSEAVVISGAVYNRGHMVRSLTHAFAGTFEQYSPRFIPIK, encoded by the exons ATGGCAACGGCAGCTTGTACAAGCTCAGCGGACAGTGACACAGAATGCTCCGTGTGTCACGAGCTGTTCAAGAACCCCAAACTGCTGCCCTGTGCTCACGTCCTGTGTCGCCACTGTCTTCTCTCCTGGCTCGCCTCCAACCCCGAGGCCCTCTGTCCGCTTTGCAGGGGCGCCATCGCGGACCCCAAAGAGAAAAGCAAGACGAAGGAATGGGAGAAGGTGATGAACGCCTTACCGGATCACGTCGCCATGGCAGCGCTAGTGGAGAGTACACGTGTACTGAGCCAGGAccacgtgtgtgttgtgtgtcagtcAGCCGCCGTGTCCATCTGTCTGACCTGCAACGACATGATGTGTAAACCCTGCGGGCAGACACACATCAAATACTCCGTGACCCGTGACCACAAGGTGGAAGACCTGTCCAGCATGACAGCGGAAGAGCTAGCCGCCAGTCAGCCTGACCACTGCAGCGTGCACACCAGCAAGCCCTGCGAGCTCTTCTGTCCCACTCACGGGGCCGCCATTTGCCACCTGTGTGCCAACGCCAAGCACCGCGCATGCCCAGACCTAACGGAACTGGCGGAAACGGCAGACAAGTCACGTGAAGAGCTTTGTCAGATGGTGACGTCACTGCTGACGGAAGAGCAGCAGCTGGAAGAAGCTGTGGCAGCGTTGGAGCGCCACCTGGAGGCCACAGAGAAAGTGGTGCAAGAAGCTGTGGCTGAGATCGACAGAACCTGCGACCAGTTGGAGAACTCTGTCAAGGAATGCAGGCGTCGTCTGAAGAAGATGACGCTAGACGCCAAGGCCAAGGTGAAGGACACAGTCTTAGCCGTCAAGGTCACCTTGTTGGATCATCGAGGCAGGCTGACGTCACACCGACGTGTTGCTGATCGCACCACCAGAGGGGCCACCAATAAAGTAATGTGTGACGTGACTCGTGCTTTGAGGAATCGTGTGAAGGACATACTGGTCACTTGTGGTCAACTCTCAGTGAACTGGACATCGGTTTCCATGGTTACGCTGACCATTGACGCTGCAGCAGTGGCCCGCATTAAGAAGGAACTGTCGGCACTGGGTCAGGTGAAGGTCAAGCCTGTCAGCATCTGTACACGTCATGTAAGGATGATCTCATCCATCAGTACACGTCAG TTGCGGGAATGGCGTTTACACACAAACCACGGGAAGAACATTGTACTGAGGAACGACGGTCTGACAGCAAAGAGAGTGAGGGGATGGACAAATGGGATTGTTGTTGCTGACCAGCCCATGGTGCCCGACGTGTTgtatgag GTACAACTAGAAAAGGTGAACAAGGAATATATTAATTACTACCTGCCGTGCGGAGTGGTGCTGACTGATCCCGATCACCTCAGTCTGCCTGACACAGCTTTCCATGGATGGGGCAGTGAGGCTGTTGtcatcagtggtgctgtgtacAACCGTGGTCACATGGTAAGATCACTTACACATGCCTTTGCTGGCACTTTTGAACAATACTCTCCTAGATTTATTCCGATCAAATAA
- the LOC138976424 gene encoding uncharacterized protein — protein sequence MATAAGASSADSDTECSVCHELFKNPKLLPCAHVLCRHCLLSWLASNPEALCPLCRGAIADPKEKSKTKGWEEVVDALPDDVAMAALVESTRVLSQDHVCVVCQSTAVSICLTCNDMMCKPCGQAHTKYSVARDHKVEDLSSMTAEELAASQPDHCSVHTSKPCELFCPTHGAAICHLCASAKHRACPDLTELAEAADKSREELSQMVTSLLTEEQQLEEAVAALERHLEATEKVVQEAVAEIDWTCDQLENSVKECRRRLKRMTLDAKAKVKDTVLDVKVTLLDHRGRLTSHRRVADRTTRGATNKVMCDVTRALRNRVKDILVTCGQLSVNWKSVSTVTLTIDAAAVARIEKELSALGQVKVKPVSISTRQHLDWRFRTNHGKNIVLSNDGLTAEIVKDYTNGIVVADQPMVPDVLYEIQLGTVVYRLHDYLPCGVVLTDPDHLRLPDTAYSGWGSEAVVISHAVYNRGHKENNNLNDATLGLSEGTRVGVMVTTKAELHLWVNGSDRGVIATTVPTPCFAFFDLYYWNNKASVLPPRHVD from the exons ATGGCAACGGCAGCTGGTGCAAGCTCAGCGGACAGTGACACAGAATGCTCCGTGTGTCACGAGCTGTTCAAGAACCCCAAACTGCTGCCCTGTGCTCACGTCCTGTGTCGCCACTGTCTTCTCTCCTGGCTCGCCTCCAACCCCGAGGCCCTCTGTCCGCTCTGCAGGGGCGCCATCGCGGACCCCAAAGAgaaaagcaagacgaagggGTGGGAGGAGGTGGTGGACGCCTTACCGGATGACGTCGCCATGGCAGCGCTGGTGGAGAGTACACGTGTACTGAGCCAGGAccacgtgtgtgttgtgtgtcagtcAACCGCCGTGTCCATCTGTCTGACCTGCAACGACATGATGTGTAAACCTTGCGGGCAGGCACACACCAAATACTCCGTAGCCCGTGACCACAAGGTGGAAGACCTGTCCAGCATGACAGCGGAAGAGCTAGCCGCCAGTCAGCCTGACCACTGCAGCGTGCACACCAGCAAGCCCTGCGAGCTCTTTTGTCCCACTCACGGGGCCGCCATTTGCCACCTGTGTGCAAGCGCCAAGCACCGCGCATGCCCAGACCTGACGGAACTGGCGGAAGCGGCAGACAAGTCACGTGAGGAGCTGAGTCAGATGGTGACGTCACTGCTGACGGAAGAGCAGCAGCTGGAAGAAGCTGTGGCAGCGTTGGAGCGCCACCTGGAGGCCACGGAGAAAGTGGTGCAGGAAGCTGTTGCTGAGATCGACTGGACCTGCGACCAGTTAGAGAACTCCGTCAAGGAATGCAGGCGTCGTCTGAAGAGGATGACGCTAGACGCCAAGGCCAAGGTGAAGGACACAGTCTTGGACGTCAAGGTCACCTTGTTGGATCATCGAGGCAGGCTGACGTCACACCGACGTGTTGCTGATCGCACCACCAGAGGGGCCACCAATAAAGTAATGTGTGACGTCACTCGTGCTTTGAGGAATCGTGTGAAGGACATACTGGTCACTTGTGGTCAACTTTCAGTGAACTGGAAGTCGGTTTCCACGGTTACGCTGACCATTGACGCTGCAGCAGTGGCCCGCATTGAGAAGGAACTGTCGGCACTGGGTCAGGTGAAGGTCAAGCCTGTCAGCATCAGTACACGTCAG CATCTGGATTGGCGTTTTCGCACAAACCACGGGAAGAACATTGTGCTGAGCAACGACGGTCTGACAGCAGAGATAGTGAAGGATTATACCAATGGTATTGTTGTTGCTGACCAGCCCATGGTGCCCGACGTGTTgtatgag ATTCAACTAGGCACGGTGGTCTATAGATTACATGACTACCTGCCGTGTGGAGTGGTGCTGACTGATCCCGATCACCTCCGTCTGCCTGACACAGCTTACAGTGGATGGGGCAGTGAGGCTGTTGTCATCAGTCATGCTGTGTACAACCGTGGTCACAAG GAGAACAACAACCTGAACGACGCAACACTCGGCCTGTCGGAGGGAACACGTGTGGGAGTGATGGTGACGACAAAGGCAGAGCTCCACCTGTGGGTCAACGGCAGTGATCGGGGAGTCATCGCCACCACTGTTCCCACGCCCTGCTTTGCTTTCTTTGACCTGTATTACTGGAATAACAAG GCATCCGTTCTTCCCCCAAGACACGTGGACTGA